AGAGAGAGTGGAGAGATTTTCTTCCAGCGAAGCCCGGTCTCGGTCGACGAAATCGAAAACCGACTGCGGGAGGTTGACGGCGTGGTCTCGATCGCCGATGTCCACGTCTGGCAGCTATCGAGTACGATTCGCGTCGCGTCCATGCATCTCCAAGATAACGTCCAATCGCTCGAAGAACGAGAGAATCTCAAGAAGCGCGTCGTCGACGTACTCCACGAGGAATTCGGCGTCGACCACGCGACGGTCGATATGTCCGCTGAAACGAGCGAGTTATCCCAGGTTCCAGAACATAGCTGATAATAGTACCTATCACGCACGTATTCAGTAGGTTTCAGGCAGCATCCGTCAAACAGCGATCAAGTACTACTGCAGTGACGCTCGGCATCTACAGCGAGGACTCTCGAGTGTATCGTATCAGTCCACAATACCGCCGGAGCTTAATGTCTCCGAGGCAATAGTCGATCATGCGCCACCTCGGTTTGAAAGCTCGGATGGCCGTCGTCGGTTCCGTCCTGTTCGCCTTCTACGCCGTCGCCGCGGTCGTGGTGATGGGCGTGTTCGGCTGGCCGCTCTGGCTTGTTCTCCTCGGGAGTATTGGCTTTGTCGGCGTCCAGTATAAACTCGGCAAATGGATGGCGCTCCGGAGTGTCGGTGCTGAGGAGCTCCCTGAAGACCGCTATTCGGATATTCATCGACGAGTCGAATCGCTTGCCGATGATATGGGCATCGAGAAACCTCGGCTCATGATCGCCCGGATGGGTGTGCCGAACGCCTTCGCCATCGGTCGGAAGGGAGCCGGGACGGTCGTCGTCTCCGAAGAACTACTGCAACGCCTCGAACCGGATGAGGTTGAGGGCGTCCTCGCACACGAACTCGCCCACATCCGAAACCGCGACGTCGTGATGATGGTGCTCGGCCAAGGTGTCGCCTCTATCGTCGCGATCGTTGCTCAGTGGGCCGTCCTCCTGTCGGGAGACAACGACCTCGCGGACTTCTTCCTTGCAATCGTTGTTGGGCAGATCACGCAGATGCTCGTGATGCTGTTCGTGTTCGCCATCTCGAGGTACCGCGAGTACGTCGCCGACAGCGACGCCGCATCAGAAATTGGGAGCGGCGAACCGCTTGCGACGGCACTTGAAAAGATCAGCCGGGGCACCGAACGGGCGCGTGAGTCGGAGGTTGATGCTCAGGTGAACGCCTTGTGTATCTTCGGCGAGGAACGCGGCCTCGCCCGCCTGTTCGCGACGCATCCACCAGTCGAAAAACGCATCGAGCGCCTTCGCAGGTAGATGGCCGTCTTACGGACGCTCCTAGCAGCCGTCCTCGGAATCGGCATAGGAATCCTGTTGCTCGCATATCCAGAGACCGTAATCCGCGTTCAGACCGCAGGTCGCATTCCCTCAGATCGAAGTGGTGAGTACGGTACCGATGCCCCGGTCTCGGATCGCTGGCGGCGGGTGGCACAGCTCGTCGGGGGCGCCTCACTTGGCCTCGGACTCTACTTTGGCGCAATCGCAGTTATGTGACGGGAGAAAACGTCTCAAGAAACGGATGAGGCAGAGTTGACGACGACGTGGGGTGAGAGGGGGTCGGGAGTGAGTGGGGGGTGGGCTACGGGACAGGTGGCCTCTGACAGCGGCTATGCCTATCAGGGTATCACCCCACAATAGCGTCTTGGAGCAGGGGAACTTATGGTTTTCTCATGAAAAGACCGAGACCAGACGAACAGCGCCAGCTGACCACGACGACACCGGCCGGAAAGGCTACATAACGATAGACCACGAACGCCCGAAAAATAATCGCCAGATGACTGTTGACCAGAACGACGTACAACGACATGTCGATTCCGTCTGAGGCCGTTGAGCACGAGTTGGACGTACGGCGTCCAGAGGCCGAGTTTGATATTGCCGTAGAAGGCGAACGCGTGGAGACATTCCTGTTCGTCCCCGAGCTTCCTATCGTAGTCCTCGAAACTCTTTGCACGTGGGTTCATGCGTTTGGCCGGCTCCCGCCGGATGACGGGGCGTACTGCCCACCGGGTGAGTAGATATTTTCGAGGACTACTATAGTGGCGAGACGGAGCGCCATGAACAAGGTGGTAGTCCAGACTATCGGGGATGACCGGCCACATGACGAGTGGTGTCTGTGCGAATCGGAAGCGATAGTACCAGAACCCAAACGTGGTGCCCGCGAGTTAGATCGCTACGATGATTCACGCATACCGGAGTTATCTTCTACCGGCTCCAGCAGACTGAAGCAGAGACGCGTGTATTTATTGAACCAGACCGCAGAATTCAACCCAGAATGGGCAGAGTCGCACTCGATACCTACGTTCGACGTCTCAGGCCGAACCGACTGACGGTTCTTAGTGCGATTGCTGTCCTCCAACTAGAGATACT
This genomic window from Halogeometricum sp. S3BR5-2 contains:
- a CDS encoding M48 family metalloprotease, yielding MRHLGLKARMAVVGSVLFAFYAVAAVVVMGVFGWPLWLVLLGSIGFVGVQYKLGKWMALRSVGAEELPEDRYSDIHRRVESLADDMGIEKPRLMIARMGVPNAFAIGRKGAGTVVVSEELLQRLEPDEVEGVLAHELAHIRNRDVVMMVLGQGVASIVAIVAQWAVLLSGDNDLADFFLAIVVGQITQMLVMLFVFAISRYREYVADSDAASEIGSGEPLATALEKISRGTERARESEVDAQVNALCIFGEERGLARLFATHPPVEKRIERLRR